The genomic region CACCTGTTTTTTGTCACTCATGGCACTTAAATCTCTCTCTATAATATATATACCACTTGATTTGTTGATATTTGGAAGATACACCTGCTCTAAAGCTCATGTTTTGACAGGTGCTTGGGCATGAAACTCTCAATAAAATGGCAGAGCAATTGATGGGCTTAGATGCAGTCATTGAAGTCGCCATTATTTTCCTATGCATCCTGGTCCTGCTGCTTCGATTTTCCGATAAATTGGTGCAGCCGTAGCTACGTTCTGCACTTGGGGTTGTAACTAAGAAAACATCATGGTGACTACTTGTCCTCCTCAGCTAGTAGAGTACCCTAACTACTTTTATGTGTGCATTGTATATATTGACAGAACGCGCTGTGCTGGAAATCTGTATATATTTACAATAATACTAAATCcgatctcgaatatttgtcgcaactaaaacacgacaaataaaaaagaacggacagGACAGGGTATAATACAATACAACTAGTTTCTCACGAACTGCCCGAGGAAGAATTCTCAGTACAGGCAACTGAAAACTAAGCAAGAACGCCGCCATCATCACATCTTAACATTGTCCCAAGTCCACCGGAGCCATGCAACTCGGTTCTTCGGAGTGGTGATGCACCTAAATGCCGCGCGTCGGATCGGCGACCTAAACAGCTCAGTAGCTATGAAGAACAGCTCAGATCCCTGAGACACGCCGTCCTTTTCTACGAGCTGCAGCAACTCTACCACCTCTTCTTGCTCACGCCTGATGGCACTGCTGCTCTCGTTCCTGCTTCCGAGCATGCTCTCGGACACGCCTTCGGCATAGTACCCCGTGTTCTTAGGCTTCTTGGCTGGGCGGCTGCCGACCATGTGGATGTGGTGGTCCTGGCTTGACCATGGGGACGCACGGCCAGACCTGTAACACCCCAGGCTCTCCTCCGGACAAGCGGCATTGTCCCCTGACGCTCGAGCATGGTTCTCTTCCTCGCCTCCTCCGCCCCCGCCTGGTGTTCTGTCACCGGCGCCACCACCTACGGACGGCGAATTTGTGCCGTCTTTGGGGCCGAAAAGAACGGCGAGCGCGTCCTCGTGCGCGAGCGCCTTGCCACGGAAGTCTTCTGCTGCACTGGTCTCCTGCTAGCCAGCAACGGCGAATACGTAAGGTAAGAGGACCGACCATTCAGAATAAACCATTCTGCAATTTAATAACCACAGATGTCCAGCTAACGGTGGCACTGTTAAACTCACAGAAAGCAAGAACTGGCATTAAGCACAACGGGCTGTACTTACCGTGATCTGGTTGTCCCATCCGTCAGCATCCTGTGTAACAGTGCTCGAACTCTTGTCccacccgcctcctcctccaggtCCAGCCTTGTCGTTCTGCAGTCTCCACAGGCTGTACATCCTCTTCAGGCCGTTGAACTTGTTCTGCAGCTGCTTGGTATCATAAGACCTGCGTGTCTCTTCCTTGAAGTTGCGGTACAGATTGTGCCACCCTATCTTGGTCAACCCCTTGCTGTTGTAGTTCTGCTTTTCCTTCTCGGCGATGCAGAGGTCCAGGAATATTCTTGTGGTGGTGTCGTCCCAGTGAGCACGGCATCGATCCATCTGCGCGTCACTTTTCCTTTTTACATGTCTTTCTGATTACAAGATCTATACGCCACACGTGCATCACCAACAACAGGATACAAGGAAAGTTAGCTAACACTTGCCTCGACGGGGTTGTGCCTCGCTGGAGTTGTATGCAGATCGTAGCCACAAACTTCAGGTGCAGAGCATGATGACGTCGAGGAGTAAGCCAGAGTTGTCACCCTCCAGTGGCGTATCTGAAAATTCACTAACCAGTCAGAATTATCAGGATATTTGTTTATCGCCTGAATTTCTAACTAATAATTGTATCATGTGCATGCCTAGAaaactatgtgcatgatagaacagGTCATGCGCAAACACAAATTTCCAATCAGTAGGTGCCTGCACTATTCCATAGTTGTACTCGGGCTGGAACTGCACTTACATTTGAGTTGGCCTAAAATTGAACTCTAGGAGCAAAAAAAATGTTGCAAACAAAATGTTCTGCAGGAGTGCCATTTAGTTTGAAAGGAAGCTGCAATACATGGATCCAAAACTTACCTTGCAACAGCTATCTTCTAGAGCTGAATGCCGGTTATCGAAATTAACAGAAGCTGTTTTTTCAGGGACCAACCAAAAGATAGAAGTAGAATTAGTACATGCAGCAACATGAATACATATGTTCAAGGGAGCTGTTTGCAGCTATTGCTTGGATTAGGTTGACAACATAGGACCCACTTTGGGAGAGCTCCACTTCCTGATTCTTCAGCTCTACTCCTTGATTCTTTGATTGAGGATTCCATTGGATTCCTAGGAGGGAACAAGGTGGTAAGCTGATGATAATTTCTCTGCTGATCCCCACCACAATATAATAGGCAGCAGGGTGAAGAATGTTTTTTTAGCTCCTAGTGtaaatgaagaaatgattctctcctgCCCCCACCTGAATCAGTTGGAATTTTGAACGTTTGGCTGGTTGAGAGTGATTATCTTCAAGCCAAACGCCCCCTAGGAATGTCCATTGCTTTTTGAAGTTGCATAAAAAACAGAGTGGATCATTGACTCATAATATGGAGGACGTTTCTATGTTAACATGAACTGATATGGAGGCATGTCCTAATATGTCAAGTTGAAAAATAAGTGTGACGCGTATATAAATTACAATGAAAATATATGACGCAGTAAAAGGTCTCATGCAGTCATGCTCACACATTGTCAACTCTTCTTATAAAGGAAGATCTGTCATGCTCACTGACGGCTCGATCTGCACAGATGAGTCAGTAGTGCGCGCGTGCGGGGACGCCGACGCCGACGCTGACGCCGCCAGGAATGCCTCCCGACGTCGATCGGGGACGGGTGAGGGAGGCGTCGCCAACTCGATTTAGCGCCTCCTAGCGCCAGTGACCTGGCCGGAGGGCGGAGACGCGAGCAGCGACTGGGCACCGAACCCTAGAACAGGCGAGTCCTCTCCAGACTCGAGGCCGCTGGAACGAGAAGGGAAAGTCCGGGTGCAGCCGATGGGCTGCACTGTTCTGGGCAGCTGTTTGGGCTGCAGCTGATGGGTTGTGCTTGTGCTGTGTAGCTGGCTAGCTGCAGCCCAACTGCCCAAATAGCAAGAAGCAGCTGTTTGGGCTGCAGCCTATGGGCTGTGCTGTACAGCTGCAGACCCAAACAGCCGCAAGAAACGAGCAGTCCACCACATGCTTGAAATATCATCTTGAAGAGAAGCCCTAAACAGAATCCTATTTTGAAATGTAGGACTAAAACATGCTCCAACAAAAGTCTTATCTTACAAAATTTCATCAATAATTATAGGCTTGGTCTCTCGAGTTCTAAATATATTGACTTATATACTGGAGCCCTATTCCCATTTTATATACTATTTCTAACATTTTATTTTCTAAATAACATAATATATTTTTTAATAATATGATATAGGGACTCATATCATACTTTTGGTTGGAGATATTCTAAGTATATCACACTTTCAGCGGTCCAATGAAATcacatttgaattcaaaatacTCCAAGTTTTTTTGGTACATAGATTTTGCCATATATCTTAGGCACAAGTGTTTTGTTTTGGTATATGATGACAAAATCGAGGTAAAAAGAAGTCAAAGCAATTTATACTGTGGTTTAGAGCAGGAGTCAAAGCGATTTATAGTTTAGAATGAAAGAACCAACAGAAATACAACGACAGACAAACAGGTAGTGCAGTTCAGTTATCCACCCAATTTGAGAAGAACAAGTGACAATACATTTATCAAAATCAATGCGGATCCCTTTCAAGTTTGAGGTTTGAGTTTGAGAGACGGTTTGGAACCCCAGTAATTCACAGGAACTCGGTAGGATTCTACTAGTAAATTCTTTTCCGATTCATGGACATGTACAACCACAACGGGGAAGCATGGTACAGCTGGAAGTCCAAGACACGCTGGTAACGCTATGCATTTTTCACTGAGCAAATGTCCAAGAAAAAAAAATGAGCATCACATCGATAGCGTCTCTCACTCACAGTCGTTGTTCATTCAGGGCCTATACTGTGTGCTTGTAGATATCTAAAAACTAACAGGCAGACAGGCTCGTCTTGTGCTTCCTGTGCTTCAGCTGCGGCCCGCCATCACCGGCGGCAGCGGCACCGCCCTTGACCACAGCCAACTTGTCATCGCTCCTGGTCGCCGCCGCTGCCTTCGACTTTGACGTCTCCGACTTTGACGATTCCGGAGCAGCCTCCTTGTCCTTGGTGCCGCAGACGTGGGGCTTTGCGGCGAGCGCGAACGGGAACCTGCTCTTGCCCGCGCTCCTGCTGCGGCCGAGCCGCTCGATGTCCTCCTTCATGGCAAAGCACTCCTTCTCCAGCTCCGACACGCGCTGCTTCATGCTGTCCATACCTTCCCGCAGCGTCTGGTTCTCCCTGGCGGCCAGGGGCCAGCCAGCGCCGCGGAGGTGCTCGCCCGAGACAGGCAGGCCGCCGAGCTGCCGCGagaagccgccgccgccgtctaGGGGCTCTGAGATCATGAGGCATTCCGCGATGGAGCTCCGCAGCTGGAGCTGCTCGAAGAAGAGGACCTGCAGGATGACACGGAGCGGGAGGCGCTCGTTCTGCGCCGCGTGTGTGCAGGCCTCCAGGGACAGCTTCTGGCAGTCCATCACCCGGCAGAGCTCTTCCTTGTCCGATTCTGGCAGATATGGGTGCGCCTACCAAACGAAAACGAAGTGGACTGTGAGCAAATTAAACATGAAGGTGATGCATCTGCTAGCTGTTGCCAAACATCTGTTACATAAATAAATACAAGGTAAATTATGTCCTAGGTGCAACTAAAATGAAACAGCGGTTTCAGAATATGATTTGAATACAGACAGTATGGGGGTAAGCATCATCTTGATGCAACAAAATTCATAAGTTTCTTTCTAAACCTAATCTCTGGAACCATGAACAGTGGGAACAGTCACCCACCAATTCCTTTCCAATGCAATGATACTACCAATATTGAAGGATATGAAAGAACTGTAAAACACATATGCAGAAAAAAAAAACTTTATCTGTATTCTTGAGGAACTGGGAACTTTCACATACAAGGAAAGTGTTGTGTTCACATAAACAAAGAGCAGATATAACCAAGTGTTACCTTGAGATATATGTCAATAGCACGATAAAGCCCATCATCTATTGGACGAGCATAATCCGGTATAGCAGCAGCCAAAGACCGAAACTTTGGCAACTTCAAGTTCATGTCTGGTGCAACTTCAGCCAGATAGCCATCAATCAACTTAGCAACCATAGTtattggcattaaggatggtgaTGCTAACATTTGCCCATCTTCACCAATGCCAGGGGAGGCCCCACCAGTTTCTTGGTCCATTGACAAGAAATGGTCTACAATCCTCTGCACACACTCCACATCATACAGGGTTTCCACAGAATCAGAGACATTCGGTATCAAAAGGTCTTCCAAGCTGGCCTTGTCAAGCTGCATACCTATCCGTCTCTCCAAGTTCGACACACAGGAGGGGCTGGCTTTCAGGAAGATTGCCGTGCGCAGGAGGCCAAACAGCAGCTTGCATGATGTAACACCCCTTTGGAAAGGGAGTAGTCTATCGATCTCCTCGAGAAGATACTTCTGGTCATCTTCAGAAGGGATGGATGTTAAACTAGTCATAGAAAGACAGTTGCTAGCATCACCGATGCTTTTACGCCGATTCAAACCAGGCAAACGCCTTTTTGCATAATGGTTAAGGGATCCAACAATAACCCCCTGACTGATGCCCCGATACTCCATGGCTGAGATGAGCTTTTTGTATAACGGGAGGCTTAAACATGAGACATCATCATACCACCAATCCGGGCTGCTATTTCTGGGCCTTGCTCCCGTGCTAATACCATTCCACAAGAGACTCCCTCCAGGACTCTGCATGGGGCCTCCATAATGGGCTACTGGCCAGCCAAATAAATCAGGGTCACTGCATGATCTAGTCGCAATAGAGTCTACACACCTCTTTACAATCTGCAATCTTTCAGCAACATCAAGGACGTTGTCGCAAGTTTGAAGCGCCTTGACTGAATCCTTCCAGCTCTTGAGGACTGTTTGGGTAAGGAAGCTCTCTGTCTCTGCGATCAAATTCCCCTCGGATATCTCTTCCGTCATCTCAAGGTAATCAGCAGCACAACGAAGGTGTACAACGTTGGAGGCAGTCATTTCAAACTTTACACCATAGCAAAATTTGGCAGCCAGTTCAAAAGCCTTCGCCCCACCAGGAATATCAGATAGATCAATTGCACAGCTATCGTCCCTGTTATCGATTTTCTCTCTGATTCGCTTCTCCAACAGGCCACTTTTCGATAGTAGAGGAAACTGTAACAGACCCAAATTCAAATAAATGAGTCAGTTGCATAAACGGGTGAAACGGTGGAAAATGGCACGGACGAAAGAAACAGTTGTGAATAATTCTGGTAAAAATTTACCTTGTGAAGATGGAAAGACTGTTCCCCAACTACCACAGATATATCACTGGGAAGACCAGATGTGCAGTACCTGCAACAAAATCGACATGTCCCTTTTCATCATTCATTTTCTCTTTGGATAACTCAACCTTTAGTAAAACATGTGTTTCGACGACTTTAACATAGGGACAGGCAAATAGGTAGAGAACTCATCGCAGTAAACCATACAAGATAATTTTGTCACCCATCATGAAAAAGGATCCACAATAGGCATCACATCGTCGTATCCCTTGTTATGGGCATACGGTTGCTACTGAGAAACATGAAAGGTTATTTAACAGTACGGATTATCTAACACCATGAAGCTACCAAGGACGGCTACTTCGGATACACAAATAGAGGGCTAACAAAGGAAATTTGCAGTAAGAGATTTGTCGAGTAAAAGGCGGTTCTTCAAAGCTTAAGCACTGTGCTAGGTACAgcaacaagttatctcaagtaGCATAATCGCAGAAGCGTATTTACACTCTGCAGCAGGGCCAGTATCTGCTACAGAGTACCCAGCATAATGTGCTGACAGTGCAGAGCGTGAAGGAACAACTTGGGTCCATTCAGTGCTCACCATGTGCGAGGCATTTACAACTGAGATTACAATACGAGCCTCCAAAGTCAACGGAAATAATTGTTGCAAATAAAAAGGGGGATATCGTGGCTGTAAATACTAAAACCTAGGACAAGATTTCCTCACTATACAGGTTCTATGCACCCGCTGCTGCCTTCACCTCGATAAGTTCCAAAGCAGTAGAAAGGAAAAAAATTGCTGGCCTCCACCAACAGACCGAGTTTCGTGGTGCCTAGAATGCAACAGAACAGAACAGAAATCTTGGCGCTGTCATATTGACAGGGGCCGTATTTTCGACCACCGATAGTGAACCTATCCAGAAAGTAGTAGCAGCTAAAAACAAAAGATAAGGTTTCCAATCTTTTGTGTAGCTGGCTCCCACTTTCTGGTTGAATTCCAGCCATTCAAGAGAAATGGGTTATGTATACTATATAACCAGAGCGGCAGATGGTGCCAAGAAGAGGAGGTTTGGCAGTGGATGTACGGCAGCTTCTAGTATCATGCATGGCACCTTTGATTCGCGCGCGTAGACAAATACTAGTGGTCGATTGTGGTCGTAGGTATAACAATGatag from Zea mays cultivar B73 chromosome 6, Zm-B73-REFERENCE-NAM-5.0, whole genome shotgun sequence harbors:
- the LOC100275163 gene encoding uncharacterized protein isoform X1, producing MDRCRAHWDDTTTRIFLDLCIAEKEKQNYNSKGLTKIGWHNLYRNFKEETRRSYDTKQLQNKFNGLKRMYSLWRLQNDKAGPGGGGGWDKSSSTVTQDADGWDNQITETSAAEDFRGKALAHEDALAVLFGPKDGTNSPSVGGGAGDRTPGGGGGGEEENHARASGDNAACPEESLGCYRSGRASPWSSQDHHIHMVGSRPAKKPKNTGYYAEGVSESMLGSRNESSSAIRREQEEVVELLQLVEKDGVSQGSELFFIATELFRSPIRRAAFRCITTPKNRVAWLRWTWDNVKM
- the LOC100192849 gene encoding BTB/POZ domain-containing protein At1g30440 isoform X1; amino-acid sequence: MPRTWYCTSGLPSDISVVVGEQSFHLHKFPLLSKSGLLEKRIREKIDNRDDSCAIDLSDIPGGAKAFELAAKFCYGVKFEMTASNVVHLRCAADYLEMTEEISEGNLIAETESFLTQTVLKSWKDSVKALQTCDNVLDVAERLQIVKRCVDSIATRSCSDPDLFGWPVAHYGGPMQSPGGSLLWNGISTGARPRNSSPDWWYDDVSCLSLPLYKKLISAMEYRGISQGVIVGSLNHYAKRRLPGLNRRKSIGDASNCLSMTSLTSIPSEDDQKYLLEEIDRLLPFQRGVTSCKLLFGLLRTAIFLKASPSCVSNLERRIGMQLDKASLEDLLIPNVSDSVETLYDVECVQRIVDHFLSMDQETGGASPGIGEDGQMLASPSLMPITMVAKLIDGYLAEVAPDMNLKLPKFRSLAAAIPDYARPIDDGLYRAIDIYLKAHPYLPESDKEELCRVMDCQKLSLEACTHAAQNERLPLRVILQVLFFEQLQLRSSIAECLMISEPLDGGGGFSRQLGGLPVSGEHLRGAGWPLAARENQTLREGMDSMKQRVSELEKECFAMKEDIERLGRSRSAGKSRFPFALAAKPHVCGTKDKEAAPESSKSETSKSKAAAATRSDDKLAVVKGGAAAAGDGGPQLKHRKHKTSLSAC
- the LOC100192849 gene encoding BTB/POZ domain-containing protein At1g30440 isoform X2, coding for MTASNVVHLRCAADYLEMTEEISEGNLIAETESFLTQTVLKSWKDSVKALQTCDNVLDVAERLQIVKRCVDSIATRSCSDPDLFGWPVAHYGGPMQSPGGSLLWNGISTGARPRNSSPDWWYDDVSCLSLPLYKKLISAMEYRGISQGVIVGSLNHYAKRRLPGLNRRKSIGDASNCLSMTSLTSIPSEDDQKYLLEEIDRLLPFQRGVTSCKLLFGLLRTAIFLKASPSCVSNLERRIGMQLDKASLEDLLIPNVSDSVETLYDVECVQRIVDHFLSMDQETGGASPGIGEDGQMLASPSLMPITMVAKLIDGYLAEVAPDMNLKLPKFRSLAAAIPDYARPIDDGLYRAIDIYLKAHPYLPESDKEELCRVMDCQKLSLEACTHAAQNERLPLRVILQVLFFEQLQLRSSIAECLMISEPLDGGGGFSRQLGGLPVSGEHLRGAGWPLAARENQTLREGMDSMKQRVSELEKECFAMKEDIERLGRSRSAGKSRFPFALAAKPHVCGTKDKEAAPESSKSETSKSKAAAATRSDDKLAVVKGGAAAAGDGGPQLKHRKHKTSLSAC
- the LOC100192849 gene encoding BTB/POZ domain-containing protein At1g30440, encoding MACLKLGSRADVFRKQGQEWYCTSGLPSDISVVVGEQSFHLHKFPLLSKSGLLEKRIREKIDNRDDSCAIDLSDIPGGAKAFELAAKFCYGVKFEMTASNVVHLRCAADYLEMTEEISEGNLIAETESFLTQTVLKSWKDSVKALQTCDNVLDVAERLQIVKRCVDSIATRSCSDPDLFGWPVAHYGGPMQSPGGSLLWNGISTGARPRNSSPDWWYDDVSCLSLPLYKKLISAMEYRGISQGVIVGSLNHYAKRRLPGLNRRKSIGDASNCLSMTSLTSIPSEDDQKYLLEEIDRLLPFQRGVTSCKLLFGLLRTAIFLKASPSCVSNLERRIGMQLDKASLEDLLIPNVSDSVETLYDVECVQRIVDHFLSMDQETGGASPGIGEDGQMLASPSLMPITMVAKLIDGYLAEVAPDMNLKLPKFRSLAAAIPDYARPIDDGLYRAIDIYLKAHPYLPESDKEELCRVMDCQKLSLEACTHAAQNERLPLRVILQVLFFEQLQLRSSIAECLMISEPLDGGGGFSRQLGGLPVSGEHLRGAGWPLAARENQTLREGMDSMKQRVSELEKECFAMKEDIERLGRSRSAGKSRFPFALAAKPHVCGTKDKEAAPESSKSETSKSKAAAATRSDDKLAVVKGGAAAAGDGGPQLKHRKHKTSLSAC